GGACCCAGGTGTGAGGCGGTAGCCGGCATGAGTGAAGTACGCGAGAACCTGACGTACGAGGGCTTCGGCACCGCCGTCCGCGAGCTGGCGCAGACCATCGCCGACGACGGCTACGAGCCCGACATCGTGCTCTCGATCGCCCGCGGCGGCGTCTTCGTCGCCGGCGGTCTGGCCTACGCGCTCGACTGCAAGAACATCCACCTCGTGAACGTGGAGTTCTATACCGGCGTCGGGACCACCCTGGAGATGCCGGTCATGCTGGCGCCCGTGCCCGACGCGATCGATTTCAGCGACAAGAAGGTGCTCATCACCGACGACGTCGCCGACACCGGCAAGACGCTCAAGCTCGTCCACGACTTCTGCGTCGACCATGTCGCCGAGGTCCGCTCGGCCGTCATCTACGAGAAGTCGCACTCGCTCGTGAAATGCGAGTACGTGTGGAAGAAGACCGACGAGTGGATCAACTTCCCCTGGTCGGTCGAGCCGCCCGTCGTGAGGCGTGAGGGCCAGGTTCTCGACGCCTGAGTCGCCTGCGGCGCTTGAGGGTGTGATTGCGGTACGGGAGAAGGGGCCCTGTCGGCTTCGGTCGACGAGGGCCCCTTTTTCTTTACGTCCGCTTTTTCTTTACGTCCGCGCGTCGCTCAAGGGTGAGCGGCCGGGGTCAGTCCCAGACGTAGAGGCCCCAGCCGGCGGATTCGCGCAGGCAGTAATAGGACGAGTATCCGTGGCGAACGTAGTATTCGCCGCCGCCCTTGCATTGCGACTCGGAGCTGTAGTGAGCAATGAAGTGCTGCGCGGTAGCAGTGGCGGGAGCGGCGGAAGCGCTGCTCGACACGGCTCCCGTCAAACCGAATGCGGCAAGTGCGGCCGAGAATATTGCTAAGCGAGAAATCTTGCCGGACATAAAACTCCTCGAATGAGTCGAAAGCCATTCCATGCGGTGAGTCCGGGCCGATCCTCTCATCTGACGGCAGCATGTCAACGGAGTTCCCGGGGGGTGGCGAAAAAGCGCTCCCCGAGTGCGGAAACGCCGCTCAGGCGACCAGGTTGCTCAGTGCCCGGTACGTGTTCGTGCCGGGCACACCGTCCAGCGGGCCCGTGTAGCCGCCGGTCTGGGCCAGGCGCTGGAGCGCCACGTACGTCGCCGTGCCGGGTGCTCCGTCGATCAGGCCCGAGTAGCCCGAGCCGCGCAGGCACGCCTGGACGCCGGCCCAGCTGTACGAGCCGAGCACGCCGTCGGCCGGGCCCGTGTAGCCGCCGAGTACGGCCATCCGCTGCATCGCCGCGTACGTGTTCGTCCCCGGAGCGCCGTCGATGGGACCCGTGTAGCCGAAGCGGCGCATCACCGTCTGGACGCCCTTCCACGAGTTGGTGCCCATGGCGCCGTCGATCGGGCCCGTGTAGCCGCCCGCCGTCGCCAGGGTCTGCAGTCCCTTGTACGTCGCCGTGCCGGGCGCCCCGTCCAGCGGGCCCGTGTAGCCGTAGCCCCGCAGGACCGTCTGGACGCCCTTCCACGAGTTGGTGCCCATGGCGCCGTCCAGCGGGCCGGTGTAGCCGCCGCCCTTGGCGATCTTCTGCAGGGTCGTTCCGTCGGCCGTCGAGATCGGGCCGGGGCCCGTGCCCGTCACGCTCAGGTACGTGCGGACGGCCGCGAACGTGTTCGGGCCGGGCACGCCGTCGATCGGACCGCTGTAGCCGTAGTCGGCCGCCAGCCGCTGGAGCCCCTTGTACGTCTCCGGGGTGGGGGTGCCGTCGATCGGGCCCGTGGAGTAGCCCTGCGCCAGGACCGTCTGGACGCCCTTCCACGACAGGGGGCCCAGGACGCCGTCCACCGGGCCCGTGTAGCCGCCGCGCTGCGCCAGCTGCTGGAGCGTCTTCGCGTCCGCCGTCGAGATCGTCACCGGCCCCGTACCGCCCGCCTGCGCGAGGTAGCCGCGCAGCCCGGCGTACGTGTTCGGGCCCATGATCCCGTCGACCGGGCCCGTGTAGCCGCCGCGCTGGGCCAGGGTCTGCAGTCCCTTGTACGTGTTCGGGCCGGGGGCTCCGTCGACCGGGCCGCCGTACAGGCCCAGCTGGGTGAGGAAGGTCTGGATGCCCTTCCACGACAGGGGGCCCAGGACGCCGTCCAGCGGGCCCGTGTAGCCGCCCAGCTGCGCGATCCGCTGGAGCGTCACGCCGTCGGCCAGCGGGATGTCCGGCGCCGGGTCGGGGATCGGGTTCGGGCCCGGGGGCGGCAGGACCGCCGAACCGAACGCGTCCGGCTTCGCCTGGTTCAGGTCGACGGCGACGCCCTTGACCGACCCCGTGTCGCTGAACTGGTGGATCGCCCACGCCGGATACGCCGTCCCGATCCGCGGGCTGCCGGCGGGAGCGCCGTAGTCCGCGATCCAGAGCTTCGCGCCCGTCGCCTGCGTCTGCGGCCAGGAGCGGGACTGGAGCAGGGAGGAGTACGTGTAGAGGAACGGGGTCGTGCCCAGACGGGCCTTCACGATGCCGATGAACTCCGCCGTCTGGGCGTCCGTCCACACCGGGCTCTGGTCGACGCCCTCGACGTCGACCATCAGCGGCTCGCCGGGGCGGTAGTCACGCAGATGGGCGAGGAAGTACGCGGCGTCGGTGGCCGCCGCTCCCCAGCCTGTCATCCAGTAGTGGCCGACCAGGAACCCGGCGGCCCTGGCCTCGTCGACCTGCCGGACGTAGTGCGGCGAGGTGTACGGCTGGTGGGTGCCGTCGTTCGAGCCGCCCGACTTCACGACGCAGAACCGGAAGCCGGCGCTGCGCGCGGCCAGGAAGTCCAGGTCGGCCTGGCTGGTGCCGACGTCGATCCCGTACACCGCGTCCGTGGGTGAGGGGGTGGGGGCCGGGCCCGGCGCCGGTGGCGTGGACGGCGGGTGCGCGGACAGCCAGCCCGAGACGCCGAGGATCGTGTTCGGGCCGAGGACGCCGTCGATCGGCCCGGTGTAGCCGCCGTCCCGGGCCAGGGCCTGGACCGCCTTGTACGTCGCCGCGCCGGGCACGCCGTCGATCGGGCCCGTGTAGTCGTAGCCGCGGACCGCCGTCTGCACGCCCTTCCAGCCGTTGACGCCGATCGCGCCGTCGACGGGGCCGGTGTAGCCGCCGCGCTGCGCGAGCGTCTGCAGCACGCGCTGGTCGTCCGCGGTCAGCGGGTACGTGGAGCCCCCGGGGCCCGGGGTGCCGACATCGGCCATCCGCGCACCGACGTTGTCCAGCGTCCAGCCCAGGTAGACGAGGCCGGCGAGGGAGTTGTACCGGGCGACGGACTGGGTCCCGATGCGGTAGCCGCCGGGAGCGAAGTCCTCCCCGCCCGACAGGTGGCCCGTCGCCATCAGACAGCGCGTGCCGCCGCCGTCGAGGTCCAGGGCCACGTGGCCGGGCGTGAGCCGGACCGCGTTGGCCCACCAGTGGAAGGCCCCGCGGGGCGCCGCCGAGTAGTCCGGATGCCCCTCTCCCGACGCCTCCCACGCGTCGTACGCCGTGCCCCGCGAGCTGCTCAGGTCGCAGGCCCGGAACATCAACGACTGGCACATGTCCGACCAGTTGGAGCCGTTGTCGAAGCCGGCGGCACCACCATCGGTGACGTGCAGGCGGGCCCACTGCTCCGCCCCGGCGACCGTTCTCGTCAACTCGCACCTCGCTGAAGGCCGTTGGGGGTGGCGGGGGAGGTGAGGACGGACAAGTCGGCCGTCGCGAGGATCGTCTCGGATCCCACCAGTTGGGCCCGTACCACCGGTCGTGCGCCCGTCGTCGCCGCCGTCGGTACGGCTCCGTGCCGGAGCCACGGGGCCAGGTCGACCGTTCCTTCCGCGTCCGTGTCGAGGTCCAGGTAGCCGTGCCGGCCCGGGGACTTCCGGCCCTCGGACACCTCGAACCAGAGACCGGGACGGGCCGCGTGGAAGGAGCCGAGGGAGAACCGGACCCGTCGGCCGGACAGCGGCCTGCCGTCCGGTGCGGCGAGCGTGAACAGCACTCCGGTGGCCGGGGCACCGGAGGGCCCCGGTGCTCCCGTGGCCCGCCAGGCGTATCCGGGTGACGAGAACGTCCCCCGGACGTCCGCGTCGCCGGACGTCCGGGGCGGGCTCGCCGCCGAGGCCGTGCCGACCGCGCCCACCCCCACTCCCAGAACCAGTCCCGGCAGCAGCGCGCCGGCCGTCCGCAGGACGGACCGCCGGGACAGTCCCCGCCCCCGCCCTTCGCCGTCAACCCACTCGGGCACCTGACCTCCTGGAATCCCTGTACCGCCGGCCGAACCACGGACCGGTCAAGACCACCCCACGGGCCGTGCGCCGACAACCCAACGAAAACGCGGAGTTGAAGCCCCGGTTCCGCGCATTCGTTGGGTTGTCGGCGACGGGGCGGCCCGATGGGATGAGCGGGCTCGCGAACCGTCCTAGACGAGGAGAAGCGTTGACCGAGAACGAGGCACGGCACCGTTGTGGCGGCGGCCAGGACGACCACCACCCCGTCGTCCCCGCGGGCGTCAGCCGCCGCACGCTGCTGCGTGGCGCGGTGGTGGGCGGCGGAGCGCTGGCCGCCGGCGGGCTCGTGCTGCCCACGAGTGCGTACGCCGTCCCCGCGCTCTACAACCCGTTCGGCGCGTACGCCGTCACCGGCCCGTGGGACCCGCCGTACCACAACGGCATCGACTACGGCATGGCCGTGGGGACGTCGCTCCCGGCCTGCGGCGCCGGAACCATCGAGAACATCGCCTACAACGGCACCGGCGGCCACACCGTCACCATCCACCACGCCGAGGGCTACCGCAGCCAGTACATGCACCTGTCGCAGTTCCTGCTGTCCAACGGCGCCTCCGTGGCCGCCGGGACGATCGTCGGGCGCTCCGGAGGGGCGGCCGGGGCCGACGGCGCCGGCAACTCGACCGGACCGCACCTGCACTGGCACGTCATCAACGCGAGCGGCGTCCGGGTCAACCCGCTCTCCGTCGTGGGCGGCGGTACGCCCCCGCCCTCCTCCGGGGGCGAGGGGCTGACGCTGCAGAAGATCGCCGGTGCCGGCGGCTACACCGGAGCCCTGGACGGCGTGCCGGGCACCAACACCTGGAAGGGCGTGCAGCAGGTCGTCACGGGCTACGCCTACACCGGCACGATCGACGGCGTGCCCGGCACGAACACGTACAAGGGCCTCCAGCGGATGGCCGCGAAGGGCGGCTACGGCGGCCCGATCGACGGTGCGATGGGCACCAACTCCTGGATGGGCGTGCAGACCATCTGCCGGCGCTTCGGCTACGGCGGTCCGATCGACGGAGCCCCGGGGACGAACACGTACGCGGCGATGCAGCGGATCGCCAAGCTCGGCGGCTACACCGGCCCGGCCGACGGCATCCTCGGCGGCAACTCGTGGAAGGGCCTGCAGAGGCTGTTCACCGGCTTCGGGTACACCGGCCCGATCGACGGCGCCCCCGGCAAGAACACGTACATGGGGCTCCAGCGCATGGCCCAGCTCGGCGGCTACGGAGGCCCGGTCGACGGCGTCCCCGGCGACTACACCTGGGCGGCGCTCGCCAAGCTCGTCTGAGGCATCCTCTGACACGTCCGCTCGTCCGACCGCTCGTCGAACTCCGTTGGGGCAGGGTCTCTTTCCGAGGCCCTGCCCTCAGGCATGCCGCTCAACTATCTTCATCGTTGCGTGCCGGAGGGCTGTCACCGGAGGGCCGCCCCGGAGCCGAGGAGGACGATGAGGATCCGTAGCGGTCCGTGGCGGGTCGCGGAGCTGCCCACGACGAGGGCCGGCGTCGAGCGGGCCTTCTCGTACTTCACCGCGGGGGTCCGGCTCGGGACCGTCGCGCAGATGGTTCCCGCGGTGCAGCTCGGGGCGGCGCGCTCGCCGCACGAGGCCGGCTACCTCGCGTGCTGGGGCGCCGCCGCCCTCGCCGCGGTCGCGGTGAGCGTCGTGACGCTCGTACGCCGCCGGCCGCCGGGCACGGTCGTGTCCGTGCTCGACTTCGGGCTGGCCTGCGCCCTGCTCGTCCTCGGCCCCCTGGTGCTCGCGCCCTGGGACCGCTTCGGCACCTGGACCGCGTTCCAGCCGGGGTACGCGCTGTCCGTCATCATCACCGCCGGCGGGGTGCGCGCCCTCGGGGTCTGGGCGGGCAGCCTGCTCGCCGTCTCCGTCTGTTACGTGGTCTACCTCGGCGGCGACGTCGGGAGCGAGATGACGTCGACCGCCGTCGGCAACGTCATGACCTATGTCGTGTACGCGCTGGTCGCCCGCATGTTCTTCGGGTACACCCGCCGCATCGCGCGCGACGCCGACGCCTCACGCGCGCGTGCCGCCGAGCTGGCGCGCCGCGAGGAGGAGCGGCGGGCGCAGGTGATGATGCACAACGGCGTCGCCGTCATGCGCCTGCTGACCGAGCAGGGCGACGACGTCTCGCGGGCCCGGCTCGTCGGCCAGGCCGAGGTGGAGCTGCGGCGGATGCGCTCCTATCTGCGGGGCACGGACGTGTACGTCTCCGACGCCGAAGGGGCCTCGGTCGGGCTCGTCCCGATGGTCAGGCGGGTGTGCGACCGCTTCGCCGACCTGAACGTCGTCGCCTCGCTCGACCTCTGCACCGGCCTGCGGATCCCCGCCGCGCAGGCGGAGGCGCTGGAGCGCGCGCTCGGGAGCCTGCTCCTGAACGTCCGCGTGCACGCCCGCGCGCACGAGGTCGTCGTCCACCTCGACGACCAGGAGACCGAGCGCGGGGGCTGGACGCTGACCGTGCACGACGACGGCGTCGGCTTTGAGCCGGCGTCGGTGACCGCCGGGGTCGGACTGCGCGAGGTGGTCGTCGGCGAGCTGCGCCGGCGGGGACTCGGCGTCGGGATCGTGTCCGCCGTGGGCGAGGGGACGACCGTGACGGTCCGGTCGCGCCCGGGGCCGGACGCGGATCCGCCGGGGCCGGCGCATCCGACCGTACGGGCCGCCTTCGCGGACGCGCCGTGAGGCCCGCGGTGGCGGTCGTCGACGACGCCTCGCTGATCCGCGAGTCGATCGGGCTGCTCATGCCCGGTCTCGACGTCGTCGCCTCGGTCGCGACCGTCGAGGAGCTGGTGCGCCGCAGCCCGGCGGTGGACGTCGTCCTGCTCGACCTGCACCTGGCCAACCTCGAACAGCAGCCCGACGCGCGCCAGGGCATCGCCGCCATCCGTACGCTGACCCGCCGCGGCTACCGCGTCTGCGTCTACAGCCAGGAGGAACGCCGGTTCGTCCTCGCGGCGTGCATCGCCGCCGGCGCGAGCGGCATCGTCTCCAAGGCCCTGCCGCGCGACCGGGCCGAACAGCTCTTCCTGGACGTCGCCGCCGGCGGCACCGCCGTGCCGCAACAGGTCGTCGGCATCCTCGAAGTGCTCGTCCGGCGCGACTGCATCACCCTGCTGAGCGAGCGCCAGCGCCAGATCCTGCACGGCCGTGCCCGCGGCCTGAGCTACGCCCAGGTCGCGCGCGAGCTGTTCGTGAGCGAGTCGACGCTGCGCGGCTACTGGTTCGACCTGACCAGGTCGCTGTCGGACTCCCTGCGAGGCCTCACCCCCGGCGAGATCGAGCGCGCCCTCGGGCTCGCGCCGGGCGACCTCCTGGAGTACTGGGCCGAGGGGGCGACGGACCCGCTGGACCCGCCGGACCGCAAGGACTGGTGGCGGATCGGCGGCCGGAGCCGCTGAGCGGATGCGGATGTACGGAGCGGCCCCCCACCGAAGTGCGATGGGGGGCCGCTCCCTGTGCGTGCGTACGTGTGTACTGCGCCGCTACAGCATGCCCAGCTTGGTCAGGCTCAGCAGCGCCACGAGCTGGATCGCCGACGCGCCCAGGGCCTTCGGCCACGGCAGGTCGTGCGAGCGGCTCACCATCACGGTGAGCAGGGCGCCGAGCGCCAGCCAGGTCAGCCAGCCGACGACCTGCACGAAGCCGTTCTCGCCGCCCAGGAAGAGCGCGAAGACGAGCCGGGGCGTGTCCGTGATCGACATGATCAGCATCGACAGGCCCACGGTCGGCTGCCAGGAGCCGTCGCCGCCGAGCTGGCGGGCGAGCGTGTGCGTGACCGCGCCCAGGATCAGTCCGCCGACGACGAAGCCGAGGGCGGTCATCAGGACGTACGGGATCGCCGTCGACAGGGTCGCGTTGATCGCCTCGTCGCGCGCCTTGTCGAAGCCGAAGATCGCGAGCAGGCCGTAGAGGAAGGTGACGATCAGCGCCGGGCCCCAGACGGCGTGGTCCCGCATCCGGAGGAAGGTGTCCGCCGGGCGCAGCACGATGCCGCTCAGAAGGGCCTTCCAGGGGAGGCGGGGGCCGGTGGGGACGGGCGGCGCGGCCTGGTAGCCGCCGCCGTCGCCGTACGGGTCGTCGACGCTGAACATCTGCGTGTGGCCCGGGTTGTTCGCCGTGCCGGCGTGCGCCTGCTGTCCGGGCGGCTGCTGCTGCCCGTACGAGTCCCCGAAGTACTCGGGCTCGCCGTAGGGCTGCTGCTGCGGCTGTCCCTGGGGGCCGCCGCCGTACTGGCCGCCGCCCTGCGGGCCCTGCTGACCGCCGTACTGACCGCCGTACTGGCCGCTCTGCGGGGGCCACTGCTGCTGCGGGTACGGCGGCGGGGCCGCGTTGTACCCGTAGGGCGCCTGCTGCGGTTGCTGTTGCTGCGGGGGGCGGTTGTCCCGGCCGCGTCCGTTCCTGAATCCAGCCACGCCCTTGAACGTACCCGCTCGGGCTGTGAGGGCGCGCGTCCGGACGGTCCTTGCCACTGAGCTGTGACATCCCCTAAGGGATCCTCGGGGGAGCCATGGGGGACGGCGGGGCCGTGACGCGGTCGGTGGACAGCCTTGAGGGCGCTGTTACAAATCCGACGTATCACCTCAATGTCGGCCTCGTAGCTTCGGAGATGTCAGCGACCCGAGGACCCCACCAAGGAGCTCTTCCGATGCGTGTCACCCGCCGTTCCGCCCGTACCGCCGCAGTCGCCACCGGGGCCGTCGCCGCCCTCCTCCTGCCGGCCGCGGGGGCCTTCGCCGCCGACGTGCCGGACCAGGACCAGGACCCGAGCGTGAGCGACGAGTCGGTCCTGTGGCGGAACGTCGACCTCGCCGACGGCTCGCTCGCCAAGGTCTACCAGGACGGCCCGGGCCGCTTCTCCGCCGACATCTACGCGGGCGGGTCCCTGATCGACACGCTCACGACCACCGGGCAGCCGGCCTACGGGCAGAACAACGGCCTCCACGTCACCCTCCAGCCGGACGGCACGGTGACCTCCTGGCTGGAGACCGCCCCGAAGCCGACGCCCAAGCCTGCCCCGAAGCCGACGCCCAAGCCTGCCCCGAAGAAGCCCGCCCCACAGCAGGCGTACGCCAAGATCACGCTCCCCGACGGCAACACCGCCAAGTTCTTCAAGAGCAAGGGCCCGAACACCTGGCCCCGCGTCGAGATCGACCGGCCGAACGGGCACGCCGTCGGCACCCTCGATCTCAAGCACCCCACCGCCGCCCACCACGGCTGGACCTACAAGCTCGTCGACACCGGCAAGCACCGCTACGAGCTCGCCGCGATCGACACCCCGAAACAGGGCGCCGACAGCTGGGTCTACGACTTCCAGGGCAAGCTGATCGAGAAGTACACCGCGCAGAAGACCGCCTGAGGCGAGGACACAAGAAGGACGGCCGCCCCGCATCTCCGCGGGACGGCCGTCCTTCTCGTACGTACGTGACTACTGCCTACTGAGCCGGCTCCGGCTCCGGCGCGGACTCCGGCTCCGCCGGGGTCTTCACCGAGTCGAGGAGCAGCTGGGCCACGTCCACGACCTGGAGGTTCTCCTTCGCCTTGCCCTCGTTCTTCTTGCCGTTGACGGAGTCCGTCAGCATGACGAGGCAGAACGGGCAGGCGGTGGAGACGATGTCCGGGTTCAGGGACAGGGCCTCGTCGACGCGCTCGGTGTTGATGCGCTTGCCGATCCGCTCCTCCATCCACATCCGGGCACCGCCGGCGCCGCAGCAGAAGCCGCGCTCCTTGTGGCGGTGCATCTCCTGCTGGCGCAGGCCGGGGACGGCGGACATGATCTCGCGCGGCGGCGTGTAGACCTTGTTGTGACGGCCCAGGTAGCAGGGGTCGTGGTAGGTGATGAGGCCGTCGACCGGGGTCACCGGGATCAGCTTGCCCTCGTCGATGAGGTGCTGGAGCAGCTGGGTGTGGTGGATGACCTCGTAGTCGCCGCCGAGCTGCGGGTACTCGTTGGCGATGGTGTTGAAGCAGTGCGGGCAGGTCGAGACGATCCGCTTCGCCGACTTCGGCTTCTTCGTCTCCGGATCGTCGTCGTCCTCGCCGAACGCCATGTTCAGCATGGCGACGTTCTCCTGCGCGAGCTGCTGGAACAGCGGCTCGTTGCCCAGGCGGCGGGGGGAGTCACCGGTGCACTTCTCGTCGCCGCCCATGATCGCGAACTTGACGCCCGCGATGTTCAGCAGCTCGGCGAAGGCCTTGGTGGTCTTCTTGGCCCGGTCCTCCAGGGCGCCCGCGCAGCCGACCCAGTACAGGTAGTCGTACTCCGAGAGGTCCTCGACGTCCTTGCCGACGATCGGGACCTCGAAGTCGACCTCCTTGGTCCACTCGACGCGCGCCTTCTTGGCGAGACCCCAGGGGTTGCCCTTCTTCTCCAGGTTCTTGAGCATCGTGCCCGCCTCGGACGGGAACGCGGACTCGATCATCACCTGGTAGCGGCGCATGTCGACGATGTGGTCGATGTGCTCGATGTCGACCGGGCACTGCTCGACGCAGGCGCCGCAGGTGGTGCAGGACCACAGGACGTCCGGGTCGATGACGCCGTTCTCCTCGGCGGTGCCGATGAGGGGGCGCTCGGCCTCGGCGATCGCCGACGCGGGGACGTCCTTGAGCTGCTCCGGCGTCGCCTTCTCGTTGCCCTCCATGTCCTTGCCGCCGCCGGCGAGCAGGTACGGGGCCTTGGCGTGCGCGTGGTCGCGCAGCGACATGATGAGGAGCTTCGGGGAGAGCGGCTTGCCGGTGTTCCAGGCGGGGCACTGCGACTGGCAGCGGCCGCACTCGGTGCAGGTGGAGAAGTCGAGGATGCCCTTCCAGGAGAACTGCTCGACCTGGGAGACACCGAAGACGGCGTCCTCGGCCGGGTCCTCCCAGTCGATCTCCTTGCCGGCGGTCGTCATCGGCTGGAGCGCGCCGAGGGCGGTGGAGCCGTCGGAGTTCCGCTTGAACCAGATGTTCGGGAAGCCGAGGAAGCGGTGCCAGGCGACACCCATGTTGGTGTTGAGCGAGACCGTGATCATCCAGGTGAAGGACGTGACGATCTTGAGCGCCGCGACGAAGTAGGTCAGGTACTGGATCGTGCTCAGGCTCAGGCCGTCGAGCAGCGCGATCAGCGGGTACGAGGCGAAGAAGCCCGGCTCCCAGCTGGTCACGTGGTGCTGGACGCCTTCGAGGGCGCGGAGCGTCATGATGCAGGCGCCGACGATGAGGATGACGGCCTCGACGAAGTACGCCTGGCCTGTCTTGGAGCCGGTGAAGCGGGACTTGCGGCCCGCCCTGGTGGGGCTGCTGAGCTGCCGGATCACGATGAGGGTCAGGATGCCGAGGACCGTCATCAGGCCGAGGAACTCGGTGAAGATCTCGTACGGCAGCCAGTCGCCGATGATCGGGATCAGCCAGTCGGCCTGGAACAGCTGGCCGAAGGCGTTGACGATCGTGAGGAGCAGCGAGAAGAAGCCCACCGCGACGAACCAGTGCGCGAAGCCGACGATGCCCCAGCGGTTCATCCGGGTGTGGCCGAGGAACTCCTTGACCAGCGTGATGGTGCGCTGCGTGGGGTCGCCGGTGCGCGTGCCCGCGGGGACCGGCTGGCCGAGGCGTACGAAGCGGTAGATCTGCACGGTGGCACGGCCGAACAGCGCGACGGCCACCACCGTGATGACGATCGACACGACGATCGCGGCGAGTTGCATGAGGGGCTCCTCGGGCGGGCCTCGCGTGCCTACTACTCGCGGGCCTACTAAGCGGTAACTTATTGAGTCCGTGCTGAGATTACCGGGTCACGGCCCCGCGCTGTAGCGGCACTCACGGTGATCTGTGTCGCTCAGGCAAACCTTGCCGCGCGACGTCTGCGGACTGCTGGAAGCGTACGCGCCAGGATGGTCAGGTCCATCCCGAGCCAGTGGTGGTCCACATAGTGGAGATCGAGCAGCTCGCGCTCCTCCCACGGTAGTTCCGATCGCCCGCTGATCTGCCACGGTCCGGTGAGTCCGGGGCGTACGGAGAGCCGGCGCCGGCCCTCGCCCGCGCACTCGCGGTGGGACGGGGTCAGCGGACACGGCCCGACCAGCGACATCTGGCCCGCGACGACGTGCAGGAGCAGGGGCAGCGCGGCCAGCGGGCTCCTCGTGCGGAAGGTCAGCATCGTGAAGGCGCGGCCGTCCAGACCGGCCACCGTCCGGCGGCGCAGCACGCCGCGGCCGGGCGTCGTCCCGCCGAGCGCGACCGAGAGGGCGACGGCGGCGAGGACCGGGAGGAGCACGACCAGGAGGGCGAGCCCGCCCAGGACGTCGAAGGCGCGCTTGGCCGTCATTCCCCACACCCTTCCGAGGGACCGAGTGAGAATCATGGGATATTCGTGGGATATGCCTGCTTTGCCCGGCGAGGGGCAACCGGACTCTCTCACGCGTCACCCCGTCCGGTCCGGGATCGACGCGCACCCGGCTCCGTATGAGCGAGATAAAGGGCGAAGAATTGAGCCCCCTCCACTCAGGTCTGTTGACGCACCGCGGGGTCTCGTGCATCCTTGAGTCAGATCCACTCAAGTACGTCAGCTGGAGGAATTGAAATGGCACGTGCGGTCGGCATCGACCTGGGCACGACTAACTCCGTCGTCAGCGTTCTGGAAGGCGGCGAGCCCACCGTCATCACCAACGCCGAGGGCGCCAGGACCACGCCGTCCGTCGTCGCCTTCGCGAAGAACGGCGAGGTGCTCGTCGGCGAGGTGGCCAAGCGTCAGGCCGTCACCAACGTCGACAGGACCATCCGGTCGGTCAAGCGCCACATGGGCACCGACTGGAAGATCGAGATCGACGGCAAGAACTTCAACCCGCAGCAGATGAGCGCCTTCATCCTGCAGAAGCTCAAGCGTGACGCCGAGGCGTACCTGGGCGAGAAGGTCGTCGACGCGGTCATCACCGTCCCGGCGTACTTCAACGACTCCGAGCGTCAGGCCACCAAGGAGGCCGGTGAGATCGCGGGCCTCAACGTCCTGCGCATCGTCAACGAGCCGA
The sequence above is a segment of the Streptomyces sp. NBC_01255 genome. Coding sequences within it:
- a CDS encoding sugar transferase — translated: MTAKRAFDVLGGLALLVVLLPVLAAVALSVALGGTTPGRGVLRRRTVAGLDGRAFTMLTFRTRSPLAALPLLLHVVAGQMSLVGPCPLTPSHRECAGEGRRRLSVRPGLTGPWQISGRSELPWEERELLDLHYVDHHWLGMDLTILARTLPAVRRRRAARFA
- a CDS encoding (Fe-S)-binding protein; the encoded protein is MQLAAIVVSIVITVVAVALFGRATVQIYRFVRLGQPVPAGTRTGDPTQRTITLVKEFLGHTRMNRWGIVGFAHWFVAVGFFSLLLTIVNAFGQLFQADWLIPIIGDWLPYEIFTEFLGLMTVLGILTLIVIRQLSSPTRAGRKSRFTGSKTGQAYFVEAVILIVGACIMTLRALEGVQHHVTSWEPGFFASYPLIALLDGLSLSTIQYLTYFVAALKIVTSFTWMITVSLNTNMGVAWHRFLGFPNIWFKRNSDGSTALGALQPMTTAGKEIDWEDPAEDAVFGVSQVEQFSWKGILDFSTCTECGRCQSQCPAWNTGKPLSPKLLIMSLRDHAHAKAPYLLAGGGKDMEGNEKATPEQLKDVPASAIAEAERPLIGTAEENGVIDPDVLWSCTTCGACVEQCPVDIEHIDHIVDMRRYQVMIESAFPSEAGTMLKNLEKKGNPWGLAKKARVEWTKEVDFEVPIVGKDVEDLSEYDYLYWVGCAGALEDRAKKTTKAFAELLNIAGVKFAIMGGDEKCTGDSPRRLGNEPLFQQLAQENVAMLNMAFGEDDDDPETKKPKSAKRIVSTCPHCFNTIANEYPQLGGDYEVIHHTQLLQHLIDEGKLIPVTPVDGLITYHDPCYLGRHNKVYTPPREIMSAVPGLRQQEMHRHKERGFCCGAGGARMWMEERIGKRINTERVDEALSLNPDIVSTACPFCLVMLTDSVNGKKNEGKAKENLQVVDVAQLLLDSVKTPAEPESAPEPEPAQ